Sequence from the Neomonachus schauinslandi chromosome 9, ASM220157v2, whole genome shotgun sequence genome:
TCATCTTCCGCTCCACCCTGCCTACCTTGGGCATCTTTGTCTGAATAAGCTCCTCTGGCGTGTTCCCCAGCGGGGGAAGCAGCCGCTTCTTGCTGTTCCGGGTCTCTGAGAGCCACTGAGGAGGCAACTCGAAAGGCCCAAAGCCGAACTGCAGGGAGTACTTGTCAGGCAGCGTCTCCGGCTCCGCAGGTGCCGCAGGCGCCCCCGGGCAAACAGGGTCGGCGGCGCGCAGGAGAGACGCAGCAGGTGCACGCTGCGGGCCGCGCTCCCCCTGCAGGCGGGGCCCCGCTGGCTCCTGGGCCGGGAGCTCAGCCGAGCCAGTGTGCCCGGCCTCactctcctcctcatcctccgCGGGCTTGAAGATCTGCTGCTGCCCGATGTGGAACATCTCCAGGAGCTGGCTGCCCGAGCGCaggctgggctccaggctggcgCCGGCCGGCCCGCCCCCCGCTCTCACCACGTTCCGGCGGCTGTAGCGCCCGTGCAGCTGCAGCAACGTGCCCACCAAGCACTTGCGGACAGGCTTGTTCACAGTGAGGAAGAGCACAGGGTTGGCCAACAGAGACACCTTGGGCAGCCAAATGGCCGTGAGCAGCAAGAAGACGGACGTGTCGGGGACGTTGAGCACGGTCTGGTAGACGACCAGGGTGGCGTAGGGCACGCTACACAAGATGAAGACCATCACCATGGACAGCAGGGTGGCGTGCAGCTCCGCCTCCCGCTGGGAGGCGTACGGGATCGAGATGGTGTTCTGTGGGGTCCGCAGGGCCGCGATGATGACCTTCTTCTTCTGGCTGGCGCTCAGGGCCCGGCGGATGAGTATCAGGAAGAGGAAGACCACAGCCACAGGCACGATGACCGTGGTGATGTTATAGACCAGCACGTACACCACGTGGCCCAGCGAGTTGCTCCACACTTCGGTGCAGGTGGACATGGCGTAGATGTCGGCCACGTTGGTCACTGCAAACACGGGCACGCTGGCCACCACTGCGTGGGCCCAGATGTACATCACCAGTTCGCGGGACTTGGCATCAGATATTTTTCTCTCCAGGGGATAAAGGACGGAGTAGTACCTGCAAAATGCACAAGCAAACTTCATTTCACAGGAGAAGGTACTGTTTAAATGAGGGGTCTCTATATTACCAAAAgtaggagagagggggaaagaatgggTCAAGTTCTTTTATTCTGCCTCAGACAAAGGGAATCACTGAGGGAATTGGGAAGCCAAACCTTAAGTTTTGAGGACTTTGCTGTACACAAAAAGCATCACtaggccaaaaaaaaattttttttaaaaaaggacctTTTCAAGTGAGCAGAGAGGAGCCCCGTCGTATGGGACACTCAAGACTATCAGGAAAATAGGTAAATAATTGCATTTCATAGCTAACTTTATAAATATTGCCACCAGCATTAGATCCCAAGGAGTGCCCTTGATATAAAGGATGTCTCCATCTGCTGTAAAGACATAGATTTTTCAATTTAAAGGTCTCTTGtaaaaaaatgtcaatttaagGGTAACTTGTAACAAAAATTTTACATGGGCTAGAGGAGCTTATGGGCAATTTTCAAAGCCACTAATGGAAAGAAATTTGCCTACACACATATCTAAAGCAGATTCATGGCATAGTGCATACGTGGATATCATTAGCATTTATAGCTGCTCAGGGCAGAAGAACCCCGTGTGAAGGACGGACTCCGACAAGGTCCTtgcacaaaaatcaattcaactggggcgcctgggtggctcagatggctaagcgtctgccttcagctcaggtcatgatcccagggtcctgggatcgagtcccgcatcgggctccctgctaggcagggagcctgcttctccatctgcctctgcctctctctctctctctctgactgtcatgaataaataaataaaacattaaaaaaaatcaattcaactGACAAAAATTATGCCTGCTCAACAGCCACTGTTCACTCATTGTTCATGATCACTCGTAACCCTAGCAATTAGTAAGTCTACAATGCTTGCATGATTAGATTTTTGCTAAAATCAGATCAGACCTTTCTTTCTTCAAGCTTTCACTTGATTAGTCTGTAATCAGAATTCCAAAAGCACCCTGTTTCAGTATCACCCATGATTTAGGGAAACTGAGTAATTCTTCAGACCCCAGGAACCACATCTGTCATGAAAGCGCTGTCACCAGCCATCAGACCTATGGTGAGCATACATCTCCACAGTCAGCCAAATCTGGAGTCGACCTTACAACTCTATTAACATTCATCGCTCATGGGGCCAGGGAAGCAAGCATGTCTTCCTGGCATGAgatctgtgccaggtactgtaccaggcactgagttacaaagatgaaaagacacaCAGCAATATCTCTAAACCCCATGGGGGAAAAGGCATGCAAGCGAGCAGGTATAACCAAGGAAATGATTGCTCTTCTAGAGGTATGCACAAAGGAGGGACGGGAAAAGGAGCACCTGGAAAAATGTCAACAGAAGGTGGCACTGTGGTGGTCTGGCAGGGGGCAAGCTGGGGGAGAATGTTCCAGGCTGAGGAAGATGCAATGTAAGCACAACATGACCATGGATGATCAGGAATGGATGGAGAGTGGTGAAATGGGTCCTAGGATCTCTTtctgggagggggaaaaaaagagaaagaagtgcaTAGGTTATGCatgctctcaatttttttttctctgaatatagATACACTTTTCTAATCACAATTCCTTAATTcaatgtcaaaaaacaaaaaaaatccaatgtcAAGGTGCTACACCCACACATGAATACATTCCCATTGGTCAACTGACAGGTAACAAAACCACACTTCCACTATGTACTGGAAAAGCACACGGGCTCATTAGAAATCATCTTGTTTATGTTTACATCTCTAGAAGATGATGCAGGAAGTGGCCTCCCAATGAACTCACTGACTAGGAGCCAGGAAACAAGTATCTGAGTGAGAAAGAAGTGAGAGAAAGGATTGTCTTCCCTTCACCTTCATGCCCACCAGCCTACACTTGCCAGCAATTGGTTTCCCTGCATAATAAActaggattttttaaagattttatttatttatttatttatttatttgagagagagagaaacagcatgagaggggagagggtcagagggagaagcaggctccccgctgagctgcgagcccgatgtgggactcgatcccaggactctgggatcatgacctgagctgaaggtagtcgcttaactgagccacccaggagccctaaaataggatttttttgtaccagtcttctttttctactaaaaagatgtatttacttttttttttagtaatagcaAAAATACAATCGATTTTCTGTGctggaaagaaaataaggatttcatatcatttacatattttcttgtcTAAGACTAAAGGCCCAGAAACCACCCACGGGGATTATTGCACTGCTTCAAGGCATGGTAGCAAATGATTCAGAATAATGTGTCCCCACTGTTGTTGCATCCTGTTGTAAAAATCTTTCAggattcatagcagcattattcagaagagccaaaaagtggaaacaaccgaAATGTCAACCAGTAAATGGGCAAAcaatatccatacaatggaatattattcagtaataaaaaaggaaCGGGGCAAATTTTTAagagtagatcctaagagttctcatcacaagaaaaaaaaaaacatttccttctctttttttcatatctGTATGACATGATGAATGTTAACTGAACTTACTCTTCCACAATGTAAGTCCAGTCATcttgctgtacaccttaaacttatatagtgctgtatgtcaattatagcaAAAGGGATGAAGGAAAAAGGGATGAAGGACCGATGCTCGggcacagatgaaccttgaaaacatgaaagGCCGATGCAAAAGAacacactgcatgattccacAATATGAAatgtcccccgccccccagcaaaGCAAACATACAGagatagattagtggttgcctagatctgcggggggggggggggggaaatgactGTAAATGAGCAGGTGGTCTCTTCTTAGGGTGAAAGTGTACTTTCCAGATATTCAGAGACCTCTTGCCAAGCATGAAAGAGACACACGCAGCAAAATGGCATCGCATGGAGCACCCTCAGCTTGTTGAAGGGATTGAGTGACCCACGGAATCTTTTTTGAATGAAAATTAGTCGACAACATTTAAAAACGAtaaaattcagggcacctggaggCTCAGTAGAGTGCGCGACTTTTgctctcagggttatgagttcgagcaccacattgggtatagagatcacttatacaataaaatcttaaagattttatttgtttgacagagacacagcgagagagggaacaaaaaaataaataaataaaaatggtaaaactccagatttctgatttctcttctaAGAAAATAGAAAGTCCTGCCTACAGAGTCTAGATACCCACAAAGTAACTATTAGCTGCATCTGCTGGGTTATTGACCCCTATGAGCAGGAATGCAGACACAAAACCCCAACCTGGCCAGTGACACTTGGCTTTGTCACCTGCTTCACCTTCCCCTGGAGATGGTGATCTACTGAGAAACTTCCAAAGAGCTACAGTGGCTCCCAGCCAGATCTGACGGTACAATGATTGCAGACAATATATCTAAGGAAAAATGTGCCCATCGAAAGGGAAGCCTagagaaagacagacaaatatTGATGCAGCCTATCCAAGCACAGGCCATAAATaattcatttagtttttcttACTGCGGAGGAACCttaggctcagaaaggttaagccACTTTGCCCAAAGCAACCCAGCACAAAAGCTGTGTGTAGGTAGGGCTTAAAGCCACTTGGGGCTCCAGCCTCCCCTCTCTTAACCACAAAGTCAATGACTCCTCCTAGTACGCTGGAGACTTCGTGGGTCTGTGTGTCCCTCCATGCAGATGACCCAGGGCAGCTGACCAAATCAGAGTTCCAGGCCTGCGGTTGAAGGGACTCCACAGATTGGTTCTGCAATCCATGCCCTCATAGGTCATTAAGGTATCAAGTATGttttgaatggataaagagttcaaaaattccaaattcatggggcgcctcggtggctcagtcggttaagtgtctgccttcggctcaggtcatgattccagggtcctggggatcgagtcccgcatcgggatccctgctcagcagggagcctgcttcttcctctccctctgtcctgccgctccccctgcttgtgcttgcactctctttctctcttcaaataaataaataaaatattttttaaaaataaaaattcaaaatttatgtaaaatCCATTAAAATGTATCAATGGGGATAAAGTCAGAAGACCCAGCACTTTCCCCTCAGCAACTTTTCCTCTCTGTAAATCTTGAAATCAAAAGTACTCATGGATGCAACTCCTCAGCTCTTGTTTGCTTATTTAGTTCTATTCTCTAAAATGTATTACTAACTCAAACTGTATTCATGAAGTACTCACAACGAAAGGAGAAGGCAGGAAGCTGCTGATTACGGAGATCTTTACACTTGACCCTGATAAATTTGATCCAATTATGTACAATGGCAGTAGCGAAGATATGATTCATTTCCAAGTGAACATCCTTTTAAAGAGGATGGGAAGagaaaacaaccaccaccacaatatAGAGGCTTGGAAATCAATCCTCCAAAGGAATTCTGGTATTATCTTGCCAGGTCCAACTGGGCTGTCTAATCATTTGTTAAATCACCACTGAATTGTCCCCTTGTTCTTCCAGAAATGTTTTCATCCTACATCAAAAAGCACTAATTGCAGAGTTATCAATCAGATGAGCAATCTACTACAAATTGCAACGCAAATACCACCAATTCCAACCAAGCTGAAGCTACACCATGATCCAGCCTGCTCCAGCAACCTCATGATGAAACCCACCCCCCATGCCACGTCTTTTCTCAAGTCCTATTTTCCGTAGCTGCCGTGAAATCAACGTGTCTTTTGTGAGGCATATATTTCAGACATTCATTCTCTTTCTATTGACCATTAGCGAACTACTTAACAGTATGTGGAACATTGACTAGTCACCCTTTGCTTTGTGATGCTAATTTTTCAATACACTCGGAAAAAAAAAGCGTTGAACCCTGGGCTACCCAATCTTACCTGTCCAAGGCAATGGCAGGGAAGCTGAGGATAGTCACAGAGCAGAAGACTTTGTGCAAAAATTTGACGACCCTGCAGAAGAGCATGGTGTAGATCCACCAGCAGCAGTGAGGACTGGTGCTGAGGATGATGTCAAAGGGCACGCAGACCAGGCTGGTACAAATCCCGGAGCAGGCTAGGTTTTTAATGAACCTGTTGGTGACAGATTTGAACACGGTTGTTCGGCAAGTTGACCATAACACCATGAAGTTTCCTGGCCaggtaggcaaaaaaaaaaaaaaaaaaaaattaaaataaaaaagtttttaaaattaaaaataaaaaatgaaaagaaagaagacaaaggaaagaaagggacaggttaaaaaaagatctgaaaaaccACATTTGAGAGTTGATTTCAAAGGATTTCATGTAAATACGTACATATTCTATTGTCAATTTATGTGAAAGTATTAAATCACTATGTACACATCAAAAAGTCTAGAAGGATTTTTGGTGGTGAGTTCTGTTATTTAGTTTTAGACATAACAGTATTAGATATGACTCAGTCTCATCTGAGTATAAAGAATTTGCTAGGTATTACTTAATCTCACGCAAGTACTACTCTTACCAAGTTTGGAAATGACCTCCATGTTGCCAAACTCTGCAAGAGAAATATGACGCAAGCCACAAGTGTAATTAAAAATGTCTAGCAGCCgtattttgcaaaaaaaagaagaagcaggtgAAATTTTATTTATCCCAATATATCACAAACATTGTCGTTTCAACATGTAATCATTACTTTTAAAAGTactgatgaggggcgcctgggtggctcagtcagttaagcgtctgccttcggctcaggtcatgatcccagggtcctggaatcaagtcctgtgtctggcaccttgctcagcggggagcctcctgctgtgctctctctctctctctctaacaataggtaaaatcttaaaaaaaaaaaaaaagtactgataagatacttttcattcttgtttttacactgtctttgaaatttggtgtgcatttttttaattgaaatataactgCCATATAACATCAAATTCATTTTAGGTGTCCATGGTGTACAATttgttttacacttttttttttatgaaagattttatttatttatttgagacagagagaatgagagacagagagcacgagagggaggagggtcagagggagaagcagactccctgcagagcagggagcccgacacgggactcgatcctgggactccaggatcatgacctgagccgaaggcagtcgcttaaccaactgagccacccaggcgccctgttttacactttttaaaaaagattttatttgagagacagaaagagcacaagcaggggagcggcaggcagagggagagagagaagcacacatTTCAATTTGCACTAGTCACATCTGGAGTCCTTAATAGTGACTTGCAGCTAGCGGCTACTGTGTGGGATTGTACTGTGTTCTAGACCTTCAGCAGCAATGATGCAATGACACATCTTTGAGCATTCTCCTATTGTGGCTTCCACAGGCCTATaatctggttttcctcctacctccccCCGCCCACTCTCTCATGTCCTGGCTGTTCCTCATCTTTCTTACGAGGCCCTTCTCTATCCTCTCTCTAGAGCCACTCTCTAGGCAAGATGACCCATTCAGGTGGCTCTTCATCAAAATGCTAATGACTCCCACATTCGTGTCTGATGTTAGACCTCTTTTCATTTCCACACTCCTATTCCCAACAAAATGTCTGATTCCCTTCCCTCTCAATCTGTTATCAAAGCCTGCCTACATGATCTGGTGCCTACCTGCCTAATCTCACTCCTCTCTTGCCTGGGCTTGCTAGGCACCAGCCACTCTGgcctttccttccattcctgaAACAGGATCAAAGTTGAGCCTGTCCCAGTGCCTTTGCCCCAGTTTTTTATCCTGCGTAACATGCTCCCCGTATGTCTGGTTCCCTTGAAGTTAGGTCTCACTGTAATTGctgcctcctcagagaggccttccttaaccagctttttcttttaaatactcaCTGCTCCTCCCTCCATGACCCTCTCCTATAATACCCTGTTGGGGTCTTCATAGCTCTTATCATAATTACTAATTTACTTGTTTCCCTCCATTTCATGAGGACACAAACTGTGTCAATGTTGTTCACTGTTTTACAGCCCTACTGTTTTGCTCAGTATCTGGCACAGAACAGGCAGTCAgtagatatttactgaatacatGGATCTGTAATCGGGAGACAAGTAGTAATCAAAAGTCCCTTTGGTTAAGCTAACACCTTTGGTAGTATGTTCATCATGTGAGAATATTCTAAGTCAGCAGTTCCCAAACCTCACTGTGCATCAGAATTGCTATACCAGACATGCTGAACCACAGTTAATGGGTATGGAACTGGGAATCTGCACTTAATAACAACTTTCCCAGATGGAAAGTTTCAGAAATCCCAGTCCTCAACAGAGGTAGCCTCCGCCCAAGAGTCTCCAAGTCTTCAGGTAGGCAGGGCAGCCTACCTTACGGTTAAAGCTTGTATGTGGTGAGGGAGCCAGGTCCATGGGGACAATGAGTCATGCCCCAA
This genomic interval carries:
- the GPR176 gene encoding G-protein coupled receptor 176, with protein sequence MGHNGSWISRNASEPRNASGAEAGSANRSALGEFGEAQLYRQFTTTVQVVIFIGSLLGNFMVLWSTCRTTVFKSVTNRFIKNLACSGICTSLVCVPFDIILSTSPHCCWWIYTMLFCRVVKFLHKVFCSVTILSFPAIALDRYYSVLYPLERKISDAKSRELVMYIWAHAVVASVPVFAVTNVADIYAMSTCTEVWSNSLGHVVYVLVYNITTVIVPVAVVFLFLILIRRALSASQKKKVIIAALRTPQNTISIPYASQREAELHATLLSMVMVFILCSVPYATLVVYQTVLNVPDTSVFLLLTAIWLPKVSLLANPVLFLTVNKPVRKCLVGTLLQLHGRYSRRNVVRAGGGPAGASLEPSLRSGSQLLEMFHIGQQQIFKPAEDEEESEAGHTGSAELPAQEPAGPRLQGERGPQRAPAASLLRAADPVCPGAPAAPAEPETLPDKYSLQFGFGPFELPPQWLSETRNSKKRLLPPLGNTPEELIQTKMPKVGRVERKMSRNNKVSIFPKVDS